A genomic region of Trifolium pratense cultivar HEN17-A07 linkage group LG3, ARS_RC_1.1, whole genome shotgun sequence contains the following coding sequences:
- the LOC123914722 gene encoding scarecrow-like protein 14 — protein sequence MEKHRVLRKVQQAVGSYDQRNANDILKQIRQHSSLCGDGLQLLAHYFADGLEARLSAGTPMYKQLQSSSSADTLKAYKVYITASPFQRMSNFLSNRTILGLAQNKSSLHIIDFGVFYGFQWPCLIQRLSERPDGPPRLRITGIDLPHPGFRPAERVEETGRRLEKYSKRFGVPFEYNCLAQKWDTIRPEDIKINREEVTVVNCLYRVKNLSDETVTANCPGDAVLRLIRRINPNIFIHGVVNGTYNAPFFLTRFREALFHLREKHLGS from the exons ATGGAAAAACATCGCGTTCTAAGAAAGGTTCAACAAG CTGTTGGTAGCTATGATCAAAGGAATGCAAATGATATACTCAAGCAGATTAGGCAGCACTCTTCATTGTGCGGTGATGGGCTCCAGCTTTTAGCTCATTACTTTGCTGATGGCCTGGAGGCGCGGTTATCTGCTGGGACACCGATGTATAAACAACTGCAGTCATCGTCTTCTGCAGATACGCTAAAAGCTTACAAAGTTTACATTACAGCATCTCCATTTCAACGGATGTCGAATTTCTTGTCAAACAGAACTATTCTCGGTCTGGCACAAAACAAAAGCAGCCTCCATATTATTGACTTTGGTGTTTTCTATGGCTTCCAGTGGCCTTGCCTCATTCAGCGCCTTTCAGAGAGACCAGATGGGCCACCGAGGCTTCGTATTACAGGAATTGATCTTCCTCATCCAGGATTTAGGCCTGCTGAAAGAGTTGAGGAGACGGGTCGGAGACTTGAGAAGTACTCCAAGAGGTTTGGAGTTCCATTTGAGTATAATTGCCTTGCACAGAAATGGGACACTATAAGACCAGAGGATATCAAGATTAATAGAGAAGAAGTAACAGTGGTTAACTGTTTATACAGAGTGAAGAACCTTTCCGATGAAACAGTGACGGCAAATTGTCCGGGAGACGCTGTGTTGAGGTTGATAAGGAGGATTAATCCAAACATCTTCATACACGGAGTGGTGAATGGAACATATAATGCACCATTTTTTCTTACTAGGTTCAGGGAAGCACTGTTTCATTTAAGAGAGAAACATCTTGGCAGTTAA